TCGAGCGGACAGGGTCCGCGAGACGAGGATCGCTCCATCCACACGACGGACTGGCCGACGGCGGGCGGCTACGACGCAGACCTCGAAGCGGGCGAGACGGCCATGGAGGTCGTCTCCGCGCTCCGGCGCTACAAGACCGAGAACGGCCTGCCGCTGAACGCCGACCTCGACCACGTCGAGGTGTTCGGCCACATCGCCGGCTTCGAGGACGCCGTCGCCGAGGCGATGCACGTCGCCCAGCTGGACACCTACGACGAGGCCCCGGACATCACGACCGAGGTCAGCGGCATCGACCTCGACTACTCCATCGTCGGTCCCGAGTTCGGCAGTGAAGTCGGCGCTATCGACGCCGCTATCGAGGACGGCGACTACGAGGTCGACGGCGACACGCTGCAGGTCGCCGGCGTCGAACTCGACGACGAGATGTTCACCGTCGAGGAGTCCCGGACCTACTCCGGCGAGGGCGAGATGACCGAAACCGAAAGCGCCGTCGTCGTCGTTCGGTAAGCTCGGCGCGTTTTTCCGATCGCAGAAGCATCGGGTTCGCACCCATCGCCGCGACCAGTAGCATGAAGACCTGCGGGGCCGGTGGTTTGAACCATGCAAACGGAGGAGGCCATTCGGGACCGTATCGAGGCGCTGCAAGCGGAGTACGACAAACACGACCCGCCCTCGACCGAGCTGGAAGACGAGGCCGAGGTCGCCATTTTGCGCGCCATCGAGGAACTGGAATGGGTCCTCAAAGAGCGCGAGGCCGAGGACGGTTTCACGACCTGAGCGGCCGCACTACCGGTGCAGGACAGCGGTGGTCACGCCTGCCGTTTCACTTTCTCTACGCGTGTGGCCAGTGCCAGAAACGTCGCCAGGAGCGTCAACACGACTGCCCAGCCGGCCGCGAGGTCGTGGGCGAGTACCGTGTGGTCGAACCCGCCGGCGGCGACCAGCGGCTCGGCCCGCAGCCAAGTGTGGTGTGGCCCATCGAGAACTGGGACGAAGTAGTCCACGATATCATTGAAGCCGTACCAGCCGACGGCGACCGCGACGGAGGCGACCGAAAAGCTCGCGTAGCGGTGGATGAGAAATGCTTCGGCGGCCATCGCCAGATGGCTCAGAACTAGGAACCAGTAGAGCCACAGCGGAATCCCGCCGGGGCCGTTGAGGACGAGCTGGACGTACGGCGTCCAGAGGCCGAGCTT
The Haloarcula sp. CBA1129 genome window above contains:
- a CDS encoding DUF1405 domain-containing protein codes for the protein MATDESVGGRIDAAVARVFSRRLPDAEGLPRYVAPLPAWLENAGLRLAWPIALVNLVGTLFGFWYYAGRPLNTAPPLVEGQLGAAPLAAYPLIPDSPVATMFIGLSLVAWRLDWDVQWLHMLGFFGCIKLGLWTPYVQLVLNGPGGIPLWLYWFLVLSHLAMAAEAFLIHRYASFSVASVAVAVGWYGFNDIVDYFVPVLDGPHHTWLRAEPLVAAGGFDHTVLAHDLAAGWAVVLTLLATFLALATRVEKVKRQA